A single region of the Micropterus dolomieu isolate WLL.071019.BEF.003 ecotype Adirondacks linkage group LG02, ASM2129224v1, whole genome shotgun sequence genome encodes:
- the LOC123967238 gene encoding myosin heavy chain, fast skeletal muscle-like yields MGLDSADMLKALCYPRVKVGNEMVTKGQTMTQVNNSVGALCKSIYEKMFLWMVIRINEMLDTKQARQYYIGVLDNAGFEIFDYNSLEQLCINFTNEKLQQFFNHTMFVLDQEEYKKEGTEWEFSDFTALPEFFKQTADLPVCIACSSRCDELLIIMLKVRDLEDEVEVKQRCGADFVKGVRKYERRVKELTHQVIPESHVNKLRTKSDAGKGT; encoded by the exons ATGGGCCTGGACTCAGCTGATATGCTGAAAGCTCTGTGCTACCCAAGAGTGAAGGTTGGAAATGAGATGGTCACCAAAGGTCAAACCATGACACAG GTCAACAATTCTGTCGGTGCTCTGTGTAAGTCTATCTATGAGAAGATGTTCTTGTGGATGGTCATCCGTATCAATGAGATGCTGGACACAAAGCAGGCAAGACAGTACTACATTGGAGTGTTGGATAATGCTGGATTTGAGATCTTTGAT TACAACAGCTTGGAGCAACTCTGCATCAACTTCACCAATGAGAAACTGCAACAGTTTTTCAACCACACCATGTTTGTTCTGGATCAAGAGGAGTACAAGAAAGAAGGCACTGAGTGGGAGTTTAGTGACTTTACAGCTCTACCAGAATTCTTCAAACAAACTGCTGACCTACCTGTATGCATCGCATGCAGCAGCCGATG TGATGAATTATTGATCATTATGTTGAAGGTGCGTGACTTGGAAGATGAAGTTGAGGTCAAACAGAGATGTGGAGCTGATTTTGTTAAAGGAGTCCGCAAATATGAGAGGAGAGTGAAGGAGCTGACCCACCAGGTGATTCCTGAGTCCCACGTCAACAAGCTGAGAACCAAGAGTGATGCTGGAAAag GAACATGA
- the LOC123958568 gene encoding myosin heavy chain, fast skeletal muscle-like encodes MSTDAEMEQYGPAAIYLRKPERERIEAQASPFDAKTAVFVADPDEMYLKGKLVKKEGGKATVETENGKTLTVKEDDIHPRNPPKYDKIEDMVMMTHLNEPCVLYNLKERYASWMIYTYSGLFCVVVNPYKWLPVYDAVVVAGYRGKKRIEAPPHIFSISDNAYQFMQIDRENQSVLITGESGAGKTVNTKRVIQYFATIAAIGAKKAEPVAGKMQGSLEDQIVAANPLLEAYGNAKTVRNDNSSRFGKFIRIHFGATGKLASADIETYLLEKSRVTFQLSAERSYHIFYQLMTGHKPELLEALLITTNPYDYPMISQGEITVKSIDDVEEFIATDTAIDILGFNADEKLGIYKLTGAVMHHGNMKFKQKQREEQAEPDGTEVADKIAYLLGLNSADMLKALCYPRVKVGNEMVTKGQTVPQVNNAVSALCKSVYEKMFLWMVIRINEMLDTKQARQFYIGVLDIAGFEIFDFNSLEQLCINFTNEKLQQFFNHTMFVLEQEEYKKEGIQWEFIDFGMDLASCIELIEKPLGIFSILEEECMFPKASDTTFKNKLHDQHLGKTKAFEKPKPGKGKAEAHFALVHYAGTVDYNITGWLEKNKDPLNDSVIQLYQKASNKLLAFLYAAHGAADEAAAGGKKGGKKKGGAFQTVSAVFRENLGKLMTNLRSTHPHFVRCLIPNESKTPGLMENFLVIHQLRCNGVLEGIRICRKGFPSRIIYGDFKQRYKVLNASVIPEGQFIDNKKASEKLLGSIDVDHTQYMFGHTKVFFKAGLLGQLEEMRDEKLATLVTMTQALCRAYLMRREFVKMMERRESIYAIQYNIRSFMNVKNWPWLKLYFKIKPLLKSAETEKELQQMKENYDKMKSDLAAALAKKKELEEKMVSLLQEKNDLQLQVASESENLSDAEERCEGLIKSKIQLEAKLKETTERLEDEEEINAELTGKKRKLEDECSELKKDIDDLELTLAKVEKEKHATENKVKNLTEEMASQDESIAKLTKEKKALQEAHQQTLDDLQAEEDKVNTLTKAKTKLEQQVDDLEGSLEQEKKLRMDLERAKRKLEGDLKLAQESIMDLENDKQQSDEKIKKKDFEISQLLSKIEDEQSLGAQLQKKIKELQARIEELEEEIEAERAARAKVEKQRADLSRELEEISERLEEAGGATAAQIEMNKKREAEFQKLRRDLEESTLQHEATASALRKKQADSVAELGEQIDNLQRVKQKLEKEKSEYKMEIDDLSSNMEAVAKAKGNLEKMCRTLEDQLSELKAKNDENVRQLNDINGQKARLQTENGEFSRQLEEKEALVSQLTRGKQAFTQQIEELKRHVEEEVKAKNALAHAVQSARHDCDLLREQFEEEQEAKAELQRGMSKANSEVAQWRSKYETDAIQRTEELEESKKKLAQRLQDAEESIEAVNSKCASLEKTKQRLQGEVEDLMIDVERANALAANLDKKQRNFDKVLAEWKQKYEEGQSELEGAQKEARSLSTELFKMKNSYEEALDQLETMKRENKNLQQEISDLTEQIGETGKSIHELEKAKKTVETEKSEVQTALEEAEGTLEHEEAKILRVQLELNQIKGEVDRKLAEKDEEMEQIKRNSQRVIDSMQSTLDSEVRSRNDALRVKKKMEGDLNEMEIQLSHANRQAAEAQKQLRNVQGQLKDAQLHLDDAVRGQEDMKEQVAMVERRNGLMVAEIEELRAALEQTERGRKVAEQELVDASERVGLLHSQNTSLLNTKKKLEADLVQVQSEVDDSVQEARNAEEKAKKAITDAAMMAEELKKEQDTSSHLERMKKNLEVTVKDLQHRLDEAENLAMKGGKKQLQKLESRVRELEAEVEAEQRRGADAVKGVRKYERRVKELTYQTEEDKKNVTRLQDLVDKLQLKVKTYKRQAEEAEEQANTHMSRLRKVQHEMEEAQERADIAESQVNKLRAKSRDAGKSDSAE; translated from the exons ACGCTCACTGTAAAAGAGGACGACATCCATCCGAGGAATCCCCCAAAGTATGACAAAATTGAGGACATGGTCATGATGACCCACCTCAATGAGCCTTGTGTGTTGTACAACCTCAAAGAGCGTTATGCCTCATGGATGATCTAC ACCTACTCTGGGTTGTTCTGCGTTGTCGTGAATCCCTACAAGTGGCTTCCTGTATATGATGCTGTAGTTGTGGCGGGATacagaggaaagaagaggaTTGAGGCACCACCCCACATCTTCTCCATCTCAGACAATGCCTATCAGTTCATGCAAATTG atCGGGAGAATCAGTCTGTCCTGATTAC TGGAGAATCTGGTGCTGGAAAGACTGTCAACACCAAGCGTGTCATCCAGTACTTTGCAACAATTGCAGCTATTGGAGCTAAGAAGGCTGAGCCAGTAGCTGGCAAAATGCAG GGCTCCCTTGAGGACCAAATCGTTGCAGCCAACCCTCTACTAGAGGCCTACGGTAATGCCAAGACTGTGAGGAATGACAACTCCTCTCGTTTT GGTAAATTCATCAGGATCCACTTTGGCGCTACTGGCAAGCTGGCATCAGCTGATATTGAAACAT ATCTGCTGGAGAAGTCTCGTGTCACCTTCCAGTTGTCTGCTGAGAGGAGTTACCATATCTTCTATCAGCTAATGACTGGCCACAAGCCTGAGCTCCTGG AGGCTCTTCTGATCACCACCAATCCCTATGACTACCCAATGATCAGTCAGGGTGAAATCACTGTCAAAAGCATTGATGATGTGGAGGAGTTCATTGCAACAGAT ACTGCAATTGACATCTTGGGGTTCAATGCTGATGAGAAATTGGGCATCTACAAGCTGACTGGAGCTGTGATGCATCATGGCAACATGAAATTCAAGCAGAAGCAGCGTGAGGAGCAGGCTGAACCTGATGGCACTGAGG TGGCTGATAAAATCGCTTACCTCCTGGGCCTGAACTCTGCTGATATGCTGAAAGCTCTGTGCTACCCAAGAGTCAAGGTTGGAAATGAGATGGTGACCAAAGGTCAGACTGTGCCACAG GTCAACAATGCTGTCAGTGCTCTGTGTAAGTctgtctatgagaaaatgttcttGTGGATGGTCATCCGTATCAATGAGATGCTGGACACAAAGCAGGCAAGACAGTTCTACATTGGAGTGTTGGATATCGCTGGATTTGAGATCTTTGAT TTCAACAGCCTGGAGCAACTCTGCATCAACTTCACCAATGAGAAACTGCAACAGTTCTTCAATCACACTATGTTTGTTCTGGAGCAAGAGGAGTACAAGAAAGAAGGCATTCAGTGGGAGTTCATTGACTTTGGTATGGATTTGGCTTCCTGTATTGAGCTTATCGAGAAG CCACTGGGAATCTTCTCCATCCTTGAAGAGGAGTGCATGTTCCCCAAGGCCTCTGACACAACTTTCAAGAACAAGCTGCATGATCAGCATCTTGGCAAGACCAAGGCCTTTGAGAAGCCAAAGCCTGGAAAGGGCAAAGCTGAGGCTCACTTTGCCCTGGTTCACTATGCTGGTACAGTGGACTACAACATCACTGGCTGGCTGGAGAAGAACAAGGACCCCCTGAATGACTCAGTTATTCAGCTCTACCAGAAAGCTTCAAACAAACTGCTGGCCTTCCTGTATGCAGCCCATGGTGCAGCCGATG AGGCTGCTGCAGGGGGCAAGAAGGGTGGCAAGAAGAAGGGTGGTGCCTTCCAGACCGTGTCTGCTGTATTCAGA gagaatTTGGGCAAGCTGATGACCAACTTGAGGAGCACTCACCCTCATTTTGTCCGTTGCCTGATTCCTAATGAATCAAAGACACCTG GTCTTATGGAGAACTTCTTGGTCATCCACCAGCTGAGATGTAACGGTGTGCTGGAAGGTATCAGAATCTGCAGAAAGGGCTTCCCCAGCAGAATCATCTATGGTGACTTCAAGCAGAG ATACAAAGTATTGAATGCCAGTGTGATCCCTGAGGGACAGTTCATTGACAACAAGAAAGCTTCAGAGAAGCTGCTGGGCTCAATTGATGTGGACCACACTCAGTACATGTTTGGACACACAAAG GTGTTCTTCAAAGCTGGTCTGCTGGGTCAGCTGGAGGAGATGAGAGATGAGAAACTGGCTACACTGGTGACCATGACTCAGGCTCTCTGCAGAGCATACCTCATGAGGAGAGAGTTTGTTAAGATGATGGAGAGGAG ggaATCTATCTATGCCATCCAGTACAATATCCGTTCATTCATGAATGTGAAAAACTGGCCATGGCTGAAACTGTACTTCAAGATCAAGCCTCTTCTGAAGAGTGCTGAGACTGAGAAGGAGCTGCAACAGATGAAGGAGAACTATGATAAGATGAAATCAGACCTGGCTGCTGCCCTGGCCAAGaagaaggagctggaggagaagaTGGTTTCTCTGCTGCAGGAAAAGAATGACCTGCAACTCCAAGTGGCTTCA GAAAGTGAAAACCTCTCTGATGCTGAGGAAAGGTGTGAGGGGCTCATTAAGAGCAAGATCCAGCTCGAAGCTAAACTCAAAGAGACAACTGAGAGactggaggatgaagaggaaatCAATGCTGAGCTGACTGGTAAGAAGAGGAAGCTGGAGGATGAATGCTCTGAGCTGAAGAAAGACATTGATGACTTGGAGCTCACCTTGGCTAAagtggagaaggagaagcaTGCCACAGAAAACAAG GTGAAAAACCTGACAGAGGAGATGGCATCTCAAGATGAGTCTATTGCCAAGTTAACAAAGGAGAAGAAAGCCCTCCAAGAGGCCCACCAGCAAACACTTGAtgatctccaggcagaggaagacAAAGTCAACACTCTGACCAAGGCCAAGACAAAGCTGGAGCAGCAAGTGGACGAT CTTGAGGGATCACTGGAGCAAGAGAAGAAGCTCCGCATGGACCTTGAGCGAGCCAAGAGAAAGCTTGAGGGAGATCTGAAACTGGCCCAGGAATCAATAATGGATCTGGAGAACGACAAGCAGCAATCTGACGAGAAAATCAAAAA GAAGGACTTTGAGATCAGCCAGCTCCTCAGCAAGATTGAGGATGAACAGTCTCTTGGCGCTCAGCTTCAGAAGAAGATCAAGGAACTCCAG GCTCGTAttgaggagctggaggaagagATTGAGGCTGAGAGGGCTGCTCGGGCTAAAGTAGAGAAGCAGAGGGCTGACCTCTCCAGGGAGCTTGAGGAGATCAGTGAGAGGCTTGAGGAAGCTGGTGGAGCAACAGCTGCTCAGATTGAGATGAACAAGAAGCGCGAAGCTGAGTTCCAGAAGCTGCGTCGTGACCTTGAAGAGTCAACCCTGCAGCATGAAGCTACTGCATCAGCTCTCCGCAAGAAGCAGGCAGACAGTGTTGCAGAGCTGGGAGAACAGATCGACAACCTCCAGCGTGTCAAGCAGaagctggagaaggagaagagcgAGTACAAGATGGAGATTGATGACCTCTCCAGTAACATGGAGGCTGTTGCTAAAGCTAAG gGAAACTTGGAGAAAATGTGCAGAACTCTTGAGGACCAGTTGAGTGAGCTCAAAGCCAAAAATGATGAGAACGTTCGCCAGCTGAATGACATTAATGGACAGAAGGCCAGACTGCAGACAGAGAATG gtgaaTTTTCTCGTCAGCTTGAGGAGAAGGAAGCTCTTGTTTCCCAGCTGACCAGGGGCAAGCAGGCCTTCACTCAGCAGATTGAGGAGTTAAAGAGGCACGTTGAGGAGGAAGTGAAG GCCAAGAATGCCCTGGCCCATGCTGTTCAGTCAGCTCGCCATGACTGTGATCTGCTCAGAGAGCAGtttgaggaggagcaggaggccaAGGCTGAGCTGCAGCGAGGAATGTCTAAGGCCAACAGTGAGGTGGCTCAGTGGAGATCCAAATATGAGACTGACGCTATCCAGCGCactgaggagctggaggagtcCAA GAAAAAGCTTGCCCAGCGCCTGCAGGATGCTGAGGAATCCATTGAGGCTGTGAACTCAAAGTGTGCCTCTTTGGAGAAGACCAAGCAGAGACTGCAGGGTGAGGTGGAGGACCTCATGATTGATGTGGAGCGAGCGAATGCTCTGGCTGCCAACCTTGACAAGAAGCAGAGGAACTTTGATAAG GTCCTGGCAGAATGGAAACAAAAGTATGAGGAGGGCCAGTCAGAGctggaaggagcccagaaggagGCTCGTTCTCTCAGCACTGAATTGTTCAAGATGAAGAACTCTTATGAGGAGGCTCTTGATCAGCTGGAGAccatgaagagagagaacaagaatCTGCAAC AGGAGATCTCCGACCTGACTGAACAGATTGGTGAGACTGGAAAGAGTATCCACGAACTggagaaagcaaagaaaacTGTAGAGACAGAAAAGAGTGAAGTTCAGACAGCATTAGAGGAAGCTGAg GGTACACTGGAGCATGAGGAGGCCAAGATTCTCCGTGTTCAGCTTGAGCTCAACCAGATCAAAGGTGAGGTTGACAGGAAGCTGGCAGAGAAGGATGAGGAGATGGAGCAAATCAAGAGGAACAGCCAGAGGGTGATTGACTCAATGCAGAGCACTCTCGACAGTGAGGTCAGGAGCAGGAATGATGCCCTGAGAGTCAAGAAGAAGATGGAAGGAGACCTGAATGAGATGGAGATTCAGCTGAGCCATGCCAACAGGCAGGCTGCTGAGGCCCAGAAACAACTGAGGAATGTCCAGGGACAGCTGAAG GATGCCCAACTGCACCTTGATGATGCTGTCAGAGGACAGGAAGACATGAAGGAGCAGGTTGCCATGGTGGAGCGCAGAAATGGCCTGATGGTGGCTGAGATTGAGGAGCTGAGAGCCGCTctggagcagacagagagaggacgcAAAGTGGCTGAGCAGGAGCTGGTTGATGCTAGTGAGCGTGTTGGACTGCTTCACTCtcag AACACCAGTCTTCTGAACACCAAGAAGAAACTGGAGGCTGACCTTGTCCAGGTTCAGAGTGAAGTGGATGATTCTGTTCAGGAAGCAAGAAATGCTGAGGAGAAAGCCAAAAAGGCTATCACTGAT GCTGCCATGATGGCTGAAGAGCTGAAGAAGGAGCAGGACACCAGCTCTCACctggagaggatgaagaagaaccTGGAGGTCACAGTCAAGGACCTGCAGCATCGCCTGGATGAGGCTGAGAACCTCGCCATGAAGGGTGGCAAGAAGCAGCTCCAGAAACTGGAGTCCAGG GTGCGTGAGCTGGAAGCTGAAGTTGAGGCTGAACAGAGACGCGGAGCAGATGCTGTTAAAGGAGTCCGCAAATATGAGAGGAGAGTGAAGGAGCTGACCTACCag ACTGAGGAGGACAAGAAGAATGTGACCAGACTTCAGgatctggtggacaaactgCAGCTCAAAGTCAAGACTTACAAGAGACAGGCTGAGGAAGCC GAGGAGCAGGCCAACACTCACATGTCTAGGCTCAGGAAGGTTCAGCATGAGATGGAGGAAGCTCAGGAGCGTGCTGACATCGCCGAGTCCCAGGTCAACAAGCTGAGAGCTAAGAGCCGTGATGCTGGAAAG TCTGACTCTGCTGAATAA